A stretch of the Staphylococcus sp. NRL 16/872 genome encodes the following:
- a CDS encoding Mini-ribonuclease 3 — protein MEPKLLNPLTLAYMGDAVLDQHVRRYIVLKLQSKPNRLHQMAKRYVSAKSQAQTLEKLVDAQWFTDEELDIVKRGRNAKSYTKAKNTDIQTYRKSSGLEAVIGFLYLDHQEDRLEALLDVIVQLVNERE, from the coding sequence ATGGAACCGAAATTATTGAATCCTTTAACGTTAGCATATATGGGCGATGCAGTATTAGATCAACATGTCCGACGTTATATTGTATTAAAATTACAAAGTAAACCCAATCGTTTACATCAAATGGCTAAACGCTACGTTTCTGCTAAAAGTCAGGCGCAAACATTGGAAAAGTTAGTTGACGCGCAATGGTTTACGGACGAGGAATTGGACATCGTTAAAAGAGGGCGTAATGCTAAAAGTTATACCAAAGCTAAAAATACAGATATACAAACATATCGTAAAAGTTCAGGCTTAGAAGCCGTGATAGGATTTTTATATTTAGATCATCAAGAAGATAGATTAGAAGCGTTGCTTGATGTAATTGTTCAATTAGTCAATGAAAGGGAGTGA
- the cysS gene encoding cysteine--tRNA ligase, whose product MITLYNTLTRQKETFEPIEPGKVKMYVCGPTVYNYIHIGNARPAINYDVVRRYFEYQGYEVTYVSNFTDVDDKLIKRSKELNESVPEIADKYIKAFYEDVGALNVKKASSNPRVMDHMDEIISFIKELVDEGYAYESNGDVYFRTRQFDGYGKLSHQSIDDLKVGARIEAGEQKEDALDFTLWKKAKPGEISWESPFGEGRPGWHIECSVMAYHELGKTIDIHAGGSDLQFPHHENEIAQSEAHNHAPFANYWMHNGFINIDNEKMSKSLGNFILVHDIIKEVDPDVLRFFMISVHYRSPINYNLELVNAAKSGLERIRNSYKLIEEREAIATDIADQSEYIEQIDVILEQFETVMNDDFNTANAVTAWYDLAKLANKYVLENTTSTQVIARFKEVYHIFSDVLGVPLKGTDSEMLLDEDIEKLIEERNEARKNKDFARADEIRDMLKEQNIILEDTPQGVRFKRG is encoded by the coding sequence ATGATTACATTATATAATACATTAACGCGTCAAAAGGAGACGTTTGAGCCTATCGAACCAGGTAAGGTGAAAATGTATGTATGTGGTCCAACAGTATATAACTACATTCATATCGGTAACGCGCGTCCAGCTATTAATTATGACGTTGTACGACGTTACTTTGAATATCAAGGCTATGAAGTGACATATGTTTCAAACTTCACAGATGTTGATGATAAATTAATTAAACGCTCAAAAGAGCTTAATGAAAGTGTACCTGAAATCGCAGATAAATATATTAAAGCATTTTATGAAGATGTCGGTGCTTTAAATGTGAAGAAAGCTTCTTCAAATCCTCGAGTAATGGACCATATGGACGAAATTATTTCCTTTATCAAAGAGCTAGTAGACGAAGGTTATGCATACGAAAGTAACGGAGATGTTTACTTTAGAACACGTCAATTTGATGGTTATGGTAAATTAAGTCACCAATCTATTGATGACTTAAAAGTAGGTGCCAGAATTGAAGCGGGTGAACAAAAAGAAGACGCGCTAGATTTCACTTTATGGAAAAAAGCAAAACCAGGTGAAATTAGTTGGGAAAGTCCATTTGGTGAAGGACGTCCAGGCTGGCACATCGAATGTTCAGTAATGGCTTATCATGAACTAGGTAAAACCATTGATATTCATGCCGGTGGTTCAGATTTACAATTCCCTCACCACGAGAATGAAATTGCGCAATCTGAAGCACATAACCATGCACCTTTTGCGAACTACTGGATGCATAATGGTTTCATCAATATTGATAATGAAAAAATGAGTAAATCGTTAGGTAACTTTATTTTAGTGCATGACATTATTAAAGAAGTTGATCCAGATGTACTACGTTTCTTCATGATCAGTGTGCATTATAGAAGCCCAATTAACTATAACTTAGAATTAGTGAATGCTGCGAAAAGTGGCTTAGAACGTATTCGTAACAGTTATAAATTAATTGAAGAACGTGAGGCAATTGCAACAGATATTGCAGATCAGTCTGAGTATATCGAACAAATCGATGTTATTTTAGAACAATTTGAAACAGTGATGAATGATGACTTTAATACTGCCAATGCAGTAACTGCTTGGTATGATTTAGCGAAACTTGCGAATAAATATGTATTAGAGAATACTACATCAACACAAGTAATTGCGCGTTTTAAAGAAGTTTATCATATTTTCAGTGATGTTCTTGGCGTGCCACTTAAAGGTACAGATTCAGAAATGTTGTTAGATGAAGATATTGAAAAGCTTATCGAGGAACGAAATGAAGCACGTAAAAATAAAGATTTCGCACGAGCTGATGAAATTAGAGATATGTTGAAAGAACAAAATATTATTTTAGAAGATACGCCTCAAGGTGTGCGTTTCAAACGTGGTTAA
- the cysE gene encoding serine O-acetyltransferase: protein MIKRIRDDVKMVFEQDPAARTTFEVITTYAGLHAVWSHLIAHKLYNKKRYVLARIISQVSRFFTGIEIHPGAKIGKRLFIDHGMGVVIGETCTIGDNVTIYQGVTLGGTGKEKGKRHPDIGDNVLIAAGSKILGNIQIDSNVNIGANSVVLQSVPSYTTVVGIPGHIVKQEGKRIGKTFDHRNLPDPLYEQIKQLEKQLEKAKNGEIKDDYII from the coding sequence TTGATAAAAAGAATTAGAGACGATGTGAAAATGGTATTTGAACAGGACCCAGCAGCACGTACAACATTTGAGGTTATTACAACTTATGCTGGTTTACATGCAGTATGGAGTCACTTAATTGCGCATAAATTATATAACAAAAAACGATATGTCCTTGCTAGAATCATATCTCAAGTTTCTCGCTTCTTTACAGGAATTGAAATTCATCCTGGTGCCAAAATTGGGAAACGTTTATTCATCGACCATGGTATGGGTGTCGTAATTGGAGAAACATGTACAATTGGCGACAATGTAACGATTTATCAAGGTGTTACATTAGGCGGTACGGGTAAAGAAAAAGGAAAACGTCACCCAGATATTGGCGATAATGTGCTGATTGCGGCAGGTTCAAAAATATTAGGTAATATTCAAATAGATTCTAATGTTAATATCGGGGCGAATTCAGTCGTATTACAATCTGTGCCTAGTTATACAACTGTAGTAGGTATTCCAGGTCATATTGTGAAACAAGAAGGAAAACGTATCGGTAAAACATTCGATCACCGTAATTTACCGGATCCATTATATGAACAAATTAAACAACTAGAAAAACAACTTGAAAAAGCTAAGAACGGAGAGATTAAAGATGATTACATTATATAA
- the gltX gene encoding glutamate--tRNA ligase — translation MSERIRVRYAPSPTGYLHIGNARTALFNYLFAKHYDGDFVVRIEDTDSKRNLKDGEASQFENLKWLGLDWDESVDKDNGYGPYRQSERGDIYNPLIQQLLDEDKAYKCYMTSEELEKEREEQIARGEMPRYGGKHAHLTEEERQQFEAEGRQPSIRFRVPQDKTYTFNDMVKGEISFDSNNIGDWVIVKKDGIPTYNFAVAVDDHYMEISDVIRGDDHVSNTPKQLMIYEAFGWEPPRFGHMSLIVNEERKKLSKRDGQILQFIEQYRDLGYLPEALFNFITLLGWSPESEDEIFSKEEFIKIFDEKRLSKSPAMFDRQKLAWVNNQYMKEKDNETVFELALPHLIKANLIPAEPSEEDKEWGRKLIALYQKEMSYAGEIVPLSEMFFKDMPELGEEEQEVLNGEQVPELMSHLYGKLEVLEPFEAAEIKKTIKEVQKETGIKGKQLFMPIRVAVTGQMHGPELPNTIEVLGKDKVLTRLKKHV, via the coding sequence ATGAGTGAACGTATAAGAGTTAGATATGCGCCGAGTCCAACTGGATATTTGCATATTGGTAATGCGAGAACGGCATTGTTTAACTATTTATTTGCTAAGCATTATGATGGGGATTTCGTAGTGCGTATTGAGGATACTGATAGTAAACGTAACCTTAAAGATGGTGAAGCTTCTCAATTTGAGAACTTAAAATGGTTAGGTTTAGATTGGGATGAATCAGTGGATAAAGATAATGGTTATGGTCCATATCGTCAGTCTGAACGTGGTGATATTTATAATCCATTAATTCAACAATTATTAGATGAAGATAAAGCATATAAATGTTATATGACTTCAGAAGAGCTTGAAAAAGAACGTGAAGAGCAAATTGCACGTGGTGAGATGCCTCGCTATGGTGGTAAACATGCGCACTTAACTGAAGAAGAGCGTCAACAGTTTGAAGCGGAAGGTCGTCAACCATCTATTAGATTCCGTGTGCCACAAGATAAAACTTATACGTTTAATGATATGGTTAAAGGCGAAATTTCATTTGACTCTAATAACATTGGCGACTGGGTTATCGTGAAGAAAGATGGTATTCCAACATATAACTTCGCTGTAGCAGTTGATGATCATTATATGGAAATTTCAGATGTTATTCGTGGCGATGACCATGTGTCTAATACACCTAAACAATTAATGATTTATGAAGCATTTGGTTGGGAACCACCTCGCTTTGGTCATATGTCATTAATCGTTAATGAAGAACGTAAGAAATTAAGTAAACGTGATGGTCAAATTTTACAATTCATCGAGCAATATCGTGATTTAGGTTATTTACCTGAAGCGTTATTTAACTTCATTACATTATTAGGTTGGTCTCCTGAAAGCGAAGATGAGATCTTTTCTAAAGAAGAATTTATTAAGATTTTTGATGAAAAACGTCTTTCTAAATCACCTGCAATGTTTGATAGACAAAAACTTGCTTGGGTTAACAACCAATACATGAAAGAAAAAGATAACGAAACAGTATTTGAACTTGCGTTACCTCATTTAATTAAAGCAAACTTAATTCCTGCTGAACCTAGTGAAGAAGATAAAGAATGGGGCCGTAAACTGATTGCGCTTTACCAAAAAGAAATGAGTTATGCTGGCGAAATCGTACCATTATCAGAAATGTTCTTTAAAGATATGCCTGAATTAGGTGAAGAAGAACAAGAAGTGCTTAATGGTGAACAAGTACCTGAATTAATGTCTCATTTATACGGCAAATTAGAAGTTTTAGAACCATTTGAAGCTGCAGAAATTAAGAAAACAATTAAAGAAGTTCAAAAAGAAACTGGCATTAAAGGTAAACAATTATTTATGCCAATTCGTGTAGCTGTTACAGGCCAAATGCATGGTCCTGAATTACCAAATACAATTGAAGTATTAGGCAAAGATAAAGTTTTAACACGCTTGAAAAAACACGTTTAA
- a CDS encoding PIN/TRAM domain-containing protein — MRVLKGIVVIIYIILGTAFGILLIPEILKDLNIKDYPILTNYYIDGLIGIVLFFLIFGLFINKVTKTLKKVEQWILQRSAVEILFATLGLIIGLFISVMASFILEMIGNSILNHLIPLIITLLLCYLGFQFGLKKRDEMLMFLPENMARSMSKNNVSAAPKLLDTSAIIDGRILDVIRCGFIDGEILIPQGVINELQVVADANDSVKREKGQRGLDILNELYDLDYPTRVIHPQKSHSDIDELLVKLAQSYHAHVITTDFNLNKVCHVQGIKALNVNDLSEAIKPNVHQGDHINILLTKMGKEPGQGVGYLDDGTMVVVDNAKQLVGKQVELEVISLLQTSSGRIIFAKKLGDVN, encoded by the coding sequence ATGAGAGTATTGAAGGGTATAGTCGTGATTATCTATATCATTCTTGGTACAGCGTTTGGTATTTTATTAATACCCGAGATACTAAAGGATTTAAATATAAAAGATTATCCTATTTTAACCAATTACTATATTGATGGTTTGATAGGCATCGTATTGTTTTTCTTAATATTTGGGTTGTTTATCAATAAAGTAACTAAAACATTAAAGAAGGTAGAACAATGGATTCTACAACGTAGTGCAGTCGAAATATTATTTGCCACACTTGGTCTTATTATTGGTTTATTCATCTCTGTAATGGCTTCTTTTATTCTTGAAATGATTGGCAATTCTATTTTAAATCATTTAATACCCCTCATTATCACGCTACTACTATGTTATTTAGGGTTCCAATTTGGTTTGAAAAAACGCGACGAAATGCTTATGTTTTTGCCGGAGAATATGGCGCGTTCAATGTCTAAAAATAATGTTAGTGCGGCACCTAAATTACTAGATACAAGTGCGATTATTGATGGACGTATTCTAGATGTTATACGTTGTGGGTTTATCGATGGTGAAATTTTAATCCCTCAGGGTGTGATTAATGAACTTCAAGTAGTAGCCGATGCTAATGATAGCGTAAAGCGTGAAAAAGGCCAACGTGGTTTAGATATTTTAAATGAACTTTATGATTTAGATTATCCAACACGTGTGATCCATCCTCAAAAGTCACATAGTGATATTGATGAATTATTAGTGAAATTGGCACAATCTTATCATGCGCATGTAATTACCACAGATTTTAATTTAAATAAAGTATGTCATGTGCAAGGAATTAAAGCATTAAACGTGAATGATTTATCTGAAGCGATTAAACCAAATGTACATCAAGGGGATCACATTAACATTTTATTAACTAAAATGGGTAAAGAACCAGGTCAGGGTGTAGGATATCTTGATGACGGTACCATGGTTGTTGTTGATAATGCTAAACAACTCGTTGGTAAACAGGTGGAGTTGGAAGTCATCAGTCTATTGCAAACATCATCTGGTCGTATTATTTTTGCTAAAAAATTAGGTGACGTTAATTAG
- the radA gene encoding DNA repair protein RadA, which translates to MAKKKVIFECMACGYQSPKWMGKCPNCGAWNQMEEIIEKAANPKHGVKAKESSAKVQKLNNIKHEATPRVQTESKEFNRVLGGGIVSGSLVLIGGDPGIGKSTLLLQICASLSQKLNVLYITGEESLNQTKLRADRLEEDSSNLNVLAETDLEMIHQTVQQEQPDILVVDSIQTIYHPEISSAPGSVSQVRESTQSLMNIAKQMNIATFIVGHVTKEGQIAGPRLLEHMVDTVLYFEGDEHHAYRILRAVKNRFGSTNEMGIFEMKQSGLKGVQNPSEMFLEERSTNVPGSTIVATMEGTRPLLIEVQALVTPTTFNNPRRMATGIDHNRLSLLMAVLEKKENYLLQQQDAYIKVAGGVRLTEPAVDLSVIVATASSFKDKAVDGLDCYIGEVGLTGEVRRVSRIEQRVQEAAKLGFERVIIPQTNIGGWTFPEGIRVVGVSTVHEALKYAFKA; encoded by the coding sequence TTGGCCAAAAAGAAAGTGATTTTTGAGTGTATGGCTTGTGGCTACCAATCACCTAAATGGATGGGTAAGTGTCCTAATTGTGGTGCCTGGAATCAAATGGAAGAGATCATTGAAAAAGCTGCAAACCCTAAACATGGCGTTAAAGCGAAAGAATCTAGCGCTAAAGTACAAAAATTAAATAATATTAAGCACGAAGCAACACCAAGAGTACAAACAGAATCTAAAGAATTTAATCGCGTTTTAGGTGGAGGCATCGTCAGTGGCTCGTTAGTGTTAATTGGCGGAGATCCAGGTATTGGTAAATCTACGTTATTACTACAAATTTGTGCATCACTATCACAAAAATTAAATGTTTTATACATTACTGGTGAGGAATCATTGAATCAAACTAAGTTACGTGCAGATCGACTAGAAGAAGATTCAAGTAATTTAAATGTTTTAGCTGAAACAGATTTAGAAATGATTCACCAAACTGTACAACAAGAACAACCAGATATTTTAGTTGTGGATTCTATTCAAACAATATATCACCCTGAAATTAGTTCAGCACCTGGTTCTGTTTCACAAGTGCGTGAAAGCACACAAAGTTTAATGAATATTGCTAAACAAATGAATATTGCTACATTTATAGTAGGACATGTGACTAAAGAAGGACAAATTGCTGGTCCACGATTATTAGAACATATGGTAGATACAGTACTGTATTTTGAAGGTGATGAACACCACGCTTATCGCATTCTGCGAGCCGTTAAAAACCGTTTTGGTTCTACGAATGAAATGGGTATTTTCGAAATGAAACAAAGTGGATTAAAAGGCGTACAAAATCCTTCTGAAATGTTTTTAGAAGAACGTTCTACTAATGTTCCAGGATCTACTATTGTGGCAACGATGGAAGGAACGCGGCCATTACTTATTGAAGTGCAAGCTTTAGTGACGCCAACTACATTTAATAACCCAAGACGTATGGCGACGGGTATTGATCACAACCGCTTAAGTTTGTTAATGGCAGTATTAGAGAAAAAGGAAAATTATTTATTACAACAACAAGATGCTTATATCAAGGTAGCAGGTGGGGTACGTTTAACTGAACCTGCAGTAGACTTAAGTGTGATTGTGGCTACTGCCTCAAGCTTTAAAGATAAAGCTGTAGATGGACTCGATTGCTACATTGGTGAAGTTGGTTTAACAGGTGAAGTCAGACGTGTGTCACGCATTGAACAACGTGTGCAAGAAGCGGCGAAATTAGGGTTTGAAAGAGTGATTATTCCTCAAACTAATATTGGAGGTTGGACATTCCCAGAAGGTATTCGCGTAGTAGGTGTGTCAACTGTACATGAGGCTTTAAAATATGCGTTTAAAGCATAA
- a CDS encoding ATP-dependent Clp protease ATP-binding subunit, translating to MLFGRLTERAQRVLAHAQEEAIRLNHSNIGTEHLLLGLMKEPEGIAAKVLESFNITEDRVIEEVEKLIGHGQEQTGTLHYTPRAKKVIELSMDEARKLHHNFVGTEHILLGLIRENEGVAARVFANLDLNITKARAQVVKALGSPEMSNKNATVNKSNNTPTLDSLARDLTVIAKDGTLDPVIGRDKEITRVIEVLSRRTKNNPVLIGEPGVGKTAIAEGLAQAIVNNEVPETLKDKRVMSLDMGTVVAGTKYRGEFEERLKKVMEEIHQAGNVILFIDELHTLVGAGGAEGAIDASNILKPALARGELQCIGATTLDEYRKNIEKDAALERRFQPIQVDEPTVEDTIAILKGLRDRYEAHHRINISDEALEAAAKLSDRYISDRFLPDKAIDLIDEASSKVRLKNHTTPNNLKEIEQEIEKVKNEKDAAVHAQEFENAANLRDKQTKLEKQYEDAKNEWKTSQGGQSTSLSQEDIAEVIAGWTGIPLTKINETESDRLLNLEDTLHQRVIGQKDAVTSISKAVRRARAGLKDPKRPIGSFIFLGPTGVGKTELARALAESMFGEDDAMIRVDMSEFMEKHAVSRLVGAPPGYVGHDDGGQLTEKVRRKPYSVILFDEIEKAHPDVFNILLQVLDDGHLTDTKGRQVDFRNTVIIMTSNVGAQELQDQRFAGFGGGSEGHDYETIRKTMMKELKNAFRPEFLNRVDDIIVFHKLTKDELKEIVTMMVNKLTKRLSEQDIDIVVTDKAKEKIADEGYDPEYGARPLIRAIQKTIEDNLSELILEGNQIEGKEVMIDHDGNEFKYDIREKSNDEATEEEPTSDVEA from the coding sequence ATGCTATTTGGTAGATTAACTGAACGCGCACAACGTGTATTAGCACATGCGCAAGAAGAAGCAATCCGTTTGAACCACTCAAATATAGGTACAGAACATTTATTACTTGGTTTAATGAAAGAACCTGAAGGTATCGCAGCTAAAGTGTTAGAAAGCTTCAATATTACTGAAGATAGAGTGATTGAAGAAGTTGAAAAATTGATTGGTCACGGCCAAGAACAAACAGGTACGCTTCATTACACACCAAGAGCGAAGAAAGTCATTGAGCTCTCTATGGATGAAGCTAGAAAGTTACACCATAACTTCGTAGGTACAGAGCATATTTTATTAGGTTTAATCCGTGAAAATGAAGGCGTAGCAGCTCGCGTCTTTGCCAATTTAGATTTAAATATTACAAAAGCACGCGCACAAGTAGTGAAAGCATTAGGTAGCCCAGAAATGAGCAATAAAAATGCGACAGTAAATAAATCTAATAACACACCGACTTTAGATAGCTTAGCACGTGATTTAACAGTAATTGCTAAAGATGGTACGTTAGATCCAGTCATTGGTAGAGATAAAGAAATCACACGTGTGATTGAAGTATTAAGTCGTCGTACTAAAAATAATCCTGTTTTAATTGGTGAACCTGGCGTAGGTAAAACAGCTATTGCGGAAGGTTTAGCGCAAGCTATCGTTAATAACGAAGTGCCTGAAACATTAAAAGATAAACGCGTGATGTCATTAGACATGGGAACCGTTGTAGCAGGTACAAAATATCGTGGTGAATTTGAAGAGCGCTTGAAAAAAGTAATGGAAGAAATTCATCAAGCAGGTAACGTCATTTTATTCATCGATGAATTACACACATTAGTAGGTGCTGGTGGCGCTGAAGGTGCTATCGATGCTTCAAATATTTTAAAACCAGCCTTAGCACGTGGTGAATTACAATGCATCGGTGCTACTACATTAGATGAATACCGTAAAAACATTGAGAAAGATGCAGCCTTAGAGCGTCGTTTCCAACCTATTCAAGTGGATGAACCTACAGTAGAAGATACAATTGCTATTCTTAAAGGTTTACGTGATCGCTATGAAGCACATCATCGCATCAATATTTCAGATGAAGCACTTGAAGCGGCTGCAAAATTAAGTGACCGTTATATCTCTGATCGTTTTTTACCGGACAAAGCCATAGACTTAATTGACGAAGCAAGTTCAAAAGTAAGATTAAAAAATCATACAACACCTAATAACTTAAAAGAAATTGAACAAGAAATTGAAAAAGTGAAAAACGAAAAAGATGCTGCTGTTCATGCACAAGAATTTGAAAACGCAGCCAACTTACGTGATAAACAAACAAAATTAGAGAAGCAATACGAAGATGCTAAAAATGAATGGAAAACATCTCAAGGTGGACAATCTACTTCATTATCTCAAGAAGATATCGCTGAAGTCATCGCTGGCTGGACTGGTATTCCATTAACTAAAATTAACGAAACAGAATCTGATCGTTTATTAAACCTTGAAGACACATTGCATCAACGTGTCATTGGACAAAAAGACGCTGTGACTTCAATTAGTAAAGCCGTACGTCGTGCTCGTGCTGGATTGAAAGATCCTAAACGTCCGATTGGTAGCTTTATCTTCTTAGGACCTACTGGTGTAGGTAAAACAGAATTAGCTCGTGCATTAGCTGAGTCAATGTTCGGTGAAGATGATGCTATGATTCGCGTTGATATGAGTGAATTCATGGAGAAACATGCAGTGAGCCGTTTAGTCGGAGCACCTCCAGGTTACGTAGGTCACGATGATGGTGGTCAATTAACTGAAAAAGTTAGACGCAAACCTTATTCAGTTATTTTATTCGATGAAATTGAAAAAGCACATCCAGATGTGTTTAACATCTTGTTACAAGTACTTGATGATGGTCATTTAACGGATACTAAAGGACGTCAAGTTGACTTCCGTAATACAGTGATTATCATGACATCAAACGTAGGTGCACAAGAATTACAAGACCAACGTTTCGCTGGTTTCGGTGGCGGTTCTGAGGGCCATGATTACGAAACAATTCGTAAAACTATGATGAAAGAATTGAAAAATGCGTTCCGTCCAGAATTCTTAAACCGTGTCGACGATATTATCGTCTTCCACAAACTTACTAAAGATGAATTGAAAGAAATCGTAACAATGATGGTTAATAAATTAACTAAACGTCTTTCAGAACAAGATATCGACATCGTTGTAACGGATAAAGCTAAAGAGAAAATTGCTGATGAAGGATATGACCCTGAATATGGTGCACGTCCATTAATTAGAGCGATTCAAAAAACAATCGAAGATAACTTAAGCGAATTAATCTTAGAAGGTAACCAAATCGAAGGTAAAGAAGTCATGATCGACCATGATGGTAACGAATTTAAATATGATATTCGCGAAAAAAGTAATGATGAGGCAACTGAAGAAGAACCGACTTCTGACGTTGAAGCATAA
- a CDS encoding protein arginine kinase: MSDINAHISEWMKETSEAPIVMSSRIRLARNLENHVHPLMFPSEQSGFRVINEVQDALPELTLMRLDTMDQQNKMKLVAKHLVSPELIKQPASAVLLNENESMSIMLNEEDHIRIQAMGSDLSLHELYAEASEIDDQLDEKVDISYDEHLGYLTTCPTNIGTGMRASVMLHLPGLSIMKRMNRIAQTINRFGFTIRGIYGEGSQVYGHIYQVSNQLTLGKTEEEIIDNLTEVVQQIINEEKQIRERLTQYNELETLDRIYRSLGILQNSRMISMEEASYRLSEVKLGVDLGYLSLNNFKFNELMVSIQSAFLYNDEDETVSVNERRADILREHTK, encoded by the coding sequence ATGAGTGATATTAACGCTCACATTAGTGAATGGATGAAAGAAACTTCTGAAGCGCCTATTGTTATGTCATCACGTATTCGTTTAGCGCGTAATTTAGAAAATCATGTCCATCCATTGATGTTTCCATCTGAGCAATCAGGTTTTAGAGTGATTAATGAAGTTCAAGATGCATTGCCTGAGTTAACTTTGATGAGATTAGATACGATGGATCAACAAAATAAAATGAAACTTGTGGCGAAACATCTTGTTAGTCCTGAATTAATTAAACAACCTGCCTCAGCAGTGTTATTAAATGAGAATGAATCGATGAGTATCATGCTTAATGAAGAAGATCATATTCGCATTCAAGCAATGGGAAGTGATTTGTCATTACATGAGCTATATGCAGAAGCATCTGAAATTGATGACCAACTCGATGAAAAGGTTGATATAAGCTACGATGAGCATTTAGGCTATTTAACGACTTGTCCTACTAATATAGGTACAGGTATGAGAGCAAGTGTCATGCTTCATTTACCTGGCTTATCTATTATGAAAAGAATGAATCGTATTGCTCAAACAATTAATCGTTTTGGATTTACGATTCGAGGTATATATGGAGAAGGTTCACAAGTTTACGGACATATTTATCAAGTTTCAAATCAGCTAACACTTGGTAAAACAGAAGAAGAAATTATTGATAATTTAACAGAAGTTGTTCAACAGATTATTAATGAAGAGAAACAAATTCGTGAACGTTTAACTCAGTATAATGAACTTGAAACATTAGATCGTATCTATCGTTCATTAGGTATATTACAAAATAGTCGAATGATATCAATGGAAGAAGCGTCTTATCGATTAAGTGAAGTGAAATTAGGCGTGGATTTAGGCTATCTATCGTTAAATAATTTTAAGTTTAATGAACTGATGGTTAGCATCCAATCCGCATTTTTATATAATGACGAAGATGAAACAGTATCTGTCAATGAACGACGAGCAGATATTTTAAGAGAACATACAAAATAG
- a CDS encoding UvrB/UvrC motif-containing protein: MLCENCHLNEAEVKLTVKSKEGTSEKWVCSICAQGDNPWQQNEPTSSHSQFQDDIEEAFVVKQILQHLATKHGINFHEVAFQEEKRCPTCNMTLKDIAHVGKFGCANCYATFKDDIIDIVRRVQGGQFEHVGKTPRSSHKKLAIKKQIEEKTKYLNILIEDQNFEEAAVVRDEIKALRDESEVGPHE, from the coding sequence GTGCTTTGCGAAAATTGTCATTTAAATGAAGCAGAGGTTAAACTCACAGTTAAAAGTAAAGAAGGCACTTCTGAAAAGTGGGTATGTTCGATTTGTGCTCAAGGAGATAATCCTTGGCAACAAAATGAACCTACGTCATCGCATTCCCAGTTCCAAGATGATATAGAAGAAGCATTTGTGGTGAAACAAATTTTACAACATCTTGCTACCAAACACGGGATTAATTTTCATGAAGTGGCTTTTCAAGAAGAAAAACGATGTCCAACATGTAATATGACGTTAAAAGATATAGCGCATGTAGGGAAATTTGGATGTGCAAATTGTTATGCGACATTCAAAGATGACATTATAGATATTGTGAGACGAGTACAAGGTGGACAATTTGAACATGTAGGCAAAACACCTCGATCTTCTCATAAAAAACTAGCTATAAAAAAACAAATTGAAGAAAAAACAAAATACTTAAATATATTAATAGAAGACCAAAATTTCGAAGAAGCTGCTGTAGTACGAGATGAAATTAAAGCTTTAAGAGATGAGAGCGAGGTGGGACCTCATGAGTGA